The following proteins come from a genomic window of Halomarina ordinaria:
- a CDS encoding dienelactone hydrolase family protein yields the protein MSDPVVVGGARDVRASLDTPDTDTDACVVACPPHPRMGGHRGDRRLTAVSDALSPDIACLRFDYGAWDEGRGERTDAVRAVEWARERFASVALFGYSFGGAVALLAAVETDVAAVSALAPAARLDGSLDAAAALAAIACPVQVVYGERDTTAEWEPVVERAREHDCEVVAMGADHHFVGQGEKAAAHVAGFLRDHLG from the coding sequence ATGAGCGACCCCGTCGTCGTGGGCGGCGCGCGCGACGTGCGCGCCAGCCTCGATACCCCCGACACCGATACCGACGCCTGCGTCGTCGCCTGCCCGCCCCACCCCCGGATGGGTGGCCACCGCGGTGACCGCCGTCTGACCGCCGTCTCGGACGCGCTCTCGCCCGACATCGCCTGCCTGCGCTTCGACTACGGCGCGTGGGACGAGGGGCGCGGCGAGCGGACCGACGCCGTCCGCGCCGTCGAGTGGGCGCGCGAGCGCTTCGCGTCCGTCGCGCTGTTCGGCTACAGTTTCGGCGGGGCGGTCGCCCTGCTCGCGGCCGTCGAGACGGACGTGGCGGCGGTGAGCGCGCTCGCCCCTGCTGCCCGTCTCGACGGGAGCCTCGACGCCGCGGCCGCGCTCGCCGCCATCGCCTGCCCGGTGCAGGTCGTCTACGGCGAGCGCGACACGACCGCCGAGTGGGAACCGGTCGTCGAGCGCGCGCGCGAACACGACTGCGAGGTGGTCGCGATGGGTGCCGACCACCACTTCGTCGGGCAGGGCGAGAAGGCGGCGGCGCACGTCGCCGGGTTCCTCCGCGACCACCTCGGCTGA
- a CDS encoding CTP synthase, with protein sequence MPTAPTDYDPSLGKKFIFVTGGVMSGLGKGITAASTGRLLANAGFDVTAVKIDPYLNVDAGTMNPFQHGEVYVLKDGAEVDLDLGNYERFLDIDMTADHNVTTGKVYQHVIEKERAGDYLGKTVQIIPHVTDDIKRRIREAAEGHDVCIVEVGGTVGDIEGMPFLESLRQFVHEQEEDDFLLMHVTLVPYSKNGEQKTKPTQHSVKELRSIGLQPDVLVGRCETDLEADVKRKIALFCDVPTDAVFSNPDVEDIYHVPLTVEEEGLDEYVLKRLGLTDRALPRDERATGWRDLVTRERTGELDVALVGKYALEDAYLSVHEALKHAGLEHGVDVNVSWVDAEEMDADHRARLEGADAIVVPGGFGVRGTEGKVDAVRYAREEGVPFLGLCLGFQLAVVEFARNVADLESAHSTELYENTPNPVIDLLPEQYEVEDMGGTMRLGAYETDVTPGTLAADLYGGECVERHRHRYEVNPEYIETLEDAGLVFSGRVNNRMEILELPEHPYFIGTQFHPEFRSRPGRASPPFMGLLDVALDRVRGDREVSA encoded by the coding sequence ATGCCGACAGCGCCCACGGACTACGACCCCTCGCTGGGCAAGAAGTTCATTTTCGTCACCGGCGGTGTGATGTCCGGCCTCGGGAAGGGCATCACGGCCGCGAGCACCGGTCGCCTGCTGGCGAACGCCGGCTTCGACGTCACCGCGGTGAAGATCGACCCCTACCTCAACGTCGACGCGGGGACGATGAACCCGTTCCAGCACGGCGAGGTCTACGTACTGAAGGACGGCGCGGAGGTCGACCTCGACCTCGGGAACTACGAACGCTTCCTCGACATCGACATGACGGCCGACCACAACGTCACGACGGGGAAGGTCTACCAGCACGTCATCGAGAAGGAGCGCGCGGGCGACTACCTGGGCAAGACGGTCCAGATAATCCCGCACGTCACCGACGACATCAAGCGACGCATCCGGGAGGCCGCCGAGGGCCACGACGTCTGCATCGTCGAGGTCGGCGGCACCGTCGGCGACATCGAGGGGATGCCGTTCCTCGAGTCGCTGCGCCAGTTCGTCCACGAGCAGGAGGAGGACGACTTCCTGTTGATGCACGTCACGCTCGTCCCCTACTCGAAGAACGGCGAGCAGAAGACCAAGCCCACGCAGCACAGCGTGAAGGAACTGCGCTCCATCGGCCTCCAGCCGGACGTCCTCGTCGGGCGCTGCGAGACGGACCTCGAGGCCGACGTCAAGCGAAAAATCGCGCTCTTCTGTGACGTCCCCACCGACGCGGTGTTCTCCAACCCCGACGTCGAGGACATCTACCACGTCCCGCTCACCGTCGAGGAGGAGGGCCTCGACGAGTACGTCCTGAAGCGTCTCGGCCTGACCGACCGCGCCCTCCCGCGCGACGAGCGCGCGACCGGGTGGCGCGACCTGGTGACGCGCGAGCGGACCGGCGAACTCGACGTCGCCCTCGTCGGGAAGTACGCCCTGGAGGACGCCTACCTCTCGGTCCACGAGGCGCTGAAGCACGCCGGCCTCGAACACGGCGTCGACGTGAACGTCAGCTGGGTCGACGCCGAGGAGATGGACGCCGACCACCGCGCGCGCCTCGAAGGGGCCGACGCCATCGTCGTCCCCGGCGGCTTCGGCGTGCGCGGTACCGAGGGGAAGGTCGACGCCGTCCGCTACGCCCGCGAGGAGGGCGTCCCCTTCCTCGGGCTCTGTCTCGGCTTCCAGCTCGCCGTCGTCGAGTTCGCGCGGAACGTCGCGGACTTGGAGAGCGCACACTCGACCGAGCTCTACGAGAACACCCCCAACCCCGTCATCGACCTCCTGCCCGAACAGTACGAGGTCGAGGACATGGGCGGGACGATGCGTCTCGGCGCCTACGAGACGGACGTGACGCCGGGGACGCTCGCGGCCGACCTCTACGGCGGCGAGTGCGTCGAACGCCACCGCCACCGCTACGAGGTGAACCCCGAGTACATCGAGACGCTCGAGGACGCAGGACTGGTCTTCTCGGGACGGGTCAACAACCGCATGGAGATACTCGAACTCCCCGAGCACCCCTACTTCATCGGAACGCAGTTCCACCCCGAGTTCCGCTCGCGCCCCGGCCGGGCGAGCCCTCCGTTCATGGGGCTGCTCGACGTGGCGCTCGACAGAGTGCGCGGCGACCGGGAGGTGAGCGCCTGA
- the guaA gene encoding glutamine-hydrolyzing GMP synthase, with protein MVDVEPFVDDAVAEIREQVGDEHAIIALSGGVDSSVAAALAYEAIGDQLTPVYVDTGLMRKGETDQVRETFDYMESLRIVEAQERFFDRLEGVLDPEEKRHVIGEQFIREFEREATGTDARYLVQGTIYPDRIESEGGIKSHHNVGGLPDVVDFDGIVEPVRDLYKDEVREVARALGLEEVVSERMPFPGPGLAVRVVGEVTPEKADVAREACHIVEEELEAYDPWQAFAAVVGKGTGVKGDNRVHGHIVAVRSVESRDGMTARAQELDWETLQRIQSRITGTVPSVARVVYDVTHKPPATIEYE; from the coding sequence ATGGTGGACGTCGAACCGTTCGTCGACGACGCCGTCGCGGAGATACGCGAGCAGGTCGGCGACGAGCACGCCATCATCGCGCTCTCGGGCGGGGTCGACTCCTCGGTGGCCGCCGCGCTGGCCTACGAGGCCATCGGCGACCAGCTCACCCCCGTCTACGTCGACACCGGCCTGATGCGCAAGGGCGAGACCGACCAGGTGAGGGAGACGTTCGACTACATGGAGAGCCTCCGTATCGTGGAGGCCCAGGAGCGCTTCTTCGACCGCCTCGAAGGGGTCCTCGACCCCGAGGAGAAGCGCCACGTCATCGGCGAGCAGTTCATCCGCGAGTTCGAGCGCGAGGCGACGGGCACCGACGCCCGCTACCTCGTCCAGGGGACCATCTACCCCGACCGCATCGAGAGCGAGGGGGGCATCAAGTCCCACCACAACGTCGGCGGCCTGCCGGACGTGGTGGACTTCGACGGCATCGTCGAACCCGTCCGCGACCTCTACAAGGACGAGGTGCGCGAGGTGGCCCGCGCGCTCGGCCTCGAGGAGGTCGTGAGCGAGCGCATGCCCTTCCCCGGTCCGGGCCTCGCGGTCCGGGTCGTCGGCGAGGTGACGCCGGAGAAGGCCGACGTGGCCCGCGAGGCGTGTCACATCGTCGAGGAGGAACTGGAGGCGTACGACCCGTGGCAGGCGTTCGCCGCCGTCGTCGGCAAGGGGACGGGGGTGAAAGGCGACAACCGCGTCCACGGCCACATCGTCGCGGTCCGGTCGGTCGAGTCGCGCGACGGGATGACCGCCCGCGCCCAGGAACTCGACTGGGAGACGCTCCAGCGCATCCAGTCGCGCATCACGGGGACGGTCCCGTCGGTCGCGCGCGTCGTCTACGACGTCACGCACAAGCCCCCCGCGACCATCGAGTACGAGTGA
- a CDS encoding DUF7126 family protein, producing MQAVIVGSDPEELSAALEAHGAQTTRAAGTATRDALRDAGIEEADLLVVTDVGLATAIPLARELNPDVRVVVYAHETVPEFARASAGLIVDPDLMDADTVADELV from the coding sequence ATGCAGGCAGTCATCGTCGGTTCGGACCCCGAGGAGTTGTCGGCGGCACTCGAAGCGCACGGCGCACAGACCACCCGCGCGGCCGGCACCGCGACCCGCGACGCCCTCCGCGACGCGGGCATCGAGGAGGCCGACCTCCTCGTCGTCACGGACGTCGGCCTCGCGACGGCCATCCCGCTCGCGCGCGAACTGAACCCGGACGTCCGCGTCGTCGTCTACGCCCACGAGACCGTCCCGGAGTTCGCCCGGGCCAGCGCGGGCCTCATCGTCGACCCCGACCTGATGGACGCCGACACCGTCGCCGACGAACTCGTCTGA
- a CDS encoding MBL fold metallo-hydrolase, with product MPARLSEHCWVIELRGVNAYLVADEPETDEDADTEDAERVLTLVDVGSPLDATRLAREVEATGHRIEDVERVLLTHYDIDHVGGIGRLDLRDATVYMGAPDVDYLTGTSAPAVDSPKGALQRVLAPFARTPRVDVETVADGEEVGSFVVYETPGHTAGHVAYVSDHLSAAFVGDLVVESDGDLSPSPWAISDDTEAVTESIHDLADRMPAVEILGMGHGVPFMRNGSVRLAELGERIE from the coding sequence ATGCCCGCACGACTCTCCGAGCACTGCTGGGTCATCGAACTCCGGGGCGTGAACGCGTACCTCGTCGCGGACGAACCCGAGACCGACGAAGACGCCGACACCGAGGACGCGGAGCGCGTCCTGACGCTCGTCGACGTCGGGTCGCCGCTGGACGCCACCCGCCTCGCCCGCGAGGTGGAGGCGACCGGCCACCGTATCGAGGACGTCGAGCGCGTCCTGCTCACCCACTACGACATCGACCACGTCGGCGGCATCGGCCGCCTCGACCTCCGGGACGCGACGGTGTACATGGGCGCGCCGGACGTCGACTACCTGACGGGGACCTCCGCGCCCGCCGTCGACTCGCCGAAGGGGGCGCTCCAGCGCGTCCTCGCGCCGTTCGCGAGGACGCCGCGGGTCGACGTCGAGACGGTCGCCGACGGCGAGGAGGTGGGGAGTTTCGTCGTCTACGAGACGCCCGGCCACACCGCCGGCCACGTCGCCTACGTGAGCGACCACCTCTCGGCGGCGTTCGTCGGCGACCTCGTCGTCGAGTCCGACGGCGACCTCTCGCCGTCGCCGTGGGCCATCAGCGACGACACGGAGGCAGTCACCGAGAGCATCCACGACCTCGCCGACCGGATGCCCGCCGTCGAGATACTGGGGATGGGCCACGGCGTCCCCTTCATGCGAAACGGGAGCGTCCGCCTCGCCGAACTCGGCGAGCGCATCGAGTAG
- a CDS encoding aldo/keto reductase: MEYATVQGVDVPAVGLGTWRLTGEECRETVRTALDLGYRHVDTAQAYGNERRVGAALRDADVEREDLFLATKLSGGNREYDDVLRSTDESLAKLGTDYLDLLLVHWPNPRTPLEATITAMNDLVEAGKVRHVGVSNFGIERLDRARDLSDVPILTDQVQYHPYWDQRELLDYCAIHDVLVTAYSPLGHGGVLSDPVLEAVGERYGKSPAQVALRWLVQQDGVCTIPKATSRDHLAANLEVFDFELTDEEMERIRQPSKVRTLTGFLRARLSR, translated from the coding sequence ATGGAATACGCCACCGTGCAGGGGGTCGACGTGCCGGCGGTCGGCCTCGGGACGTGGCGGCTCACCGGCGAGGAGTGCCGGGAGACCGTCCGCACCGCGCTCGACCTCGGCTACCGCCACGTCGACACCGCACAGGCGTACGGCAACGAACGGCGGGTCGGAGCCGCGTTGCGCGACGCGGACGTCGAGCGCGAGGACCTGTTCCTCGCGACGAAGCTCTCGGGCGGCAACCGCGAGTACGACGACGTGCTGCGCTCGACCGACGAGAGCCTCGCGAAACTCGGGACGGACTACCTCGACCTGTTGCTCGTCCACTGGCCGAACCCCCGGACCCCGCTGGAGGCGACCATCACCGCGATGAACGACCTCGTCGAGGCCGGGAAGGTGCGCCACGTCGGCGTGAGCAACTTCGGCATCGAGCGCCTCGACCGCGCGCGCGACCTGTCGGACGTCCCCATCCTCACCGACCAGGTGCAGTACCACCCCTACTGGGACCAGCGGGAACTGCTCGACTACTGTGCCATCCACGACGTGCTGGTGACCGCTTACAGTCCACTGGGTCACGGCGGCGTCCTCTCCGACCCCGTCCTCGAGGCGGTCGGCGAGCGCTACGGGAAGAGCCCGGCGCAGGTGGCGCTCCGGTGGCTCGTCCAGCAGGACGGCGTCTGCACCATCCCGAAGGCCACCAGCCGCGACCACCTCGCGGCGAACCTCGAGGTGTTCGACTTCGAACTCACCGACGAGGAGATGGAGCGCATCCGCCAGCCCTCGAAGGTGCGCACGCTGACGGGCTTTCTCAGGGCGCGGCTCTCGCGGTGA
- a CDS encoding cupin domain-containing protein: protein MTLDRYDVPTPADGEVESGELVVTDDVLVKFFALGPGAEVPPHEHDDATNVFHVVEGTVTVIRGDEEASVEAPGVVLNERGVVHGARNDTDDPAVLTASLCPLPS, encoded by the coding sequence ATGACACTCGACCGCTACGACGTCCCGACGCCCGCGGACGGCGAGGTGGAGTCGGGCGAACTGGTCGTCACCGACGACGTGCTGGTGAAGTTCTTCGCGCTCGGCCCCGGCGCCGAGGTACCGCCACACGAGCACGACGACGCGACGAACGTCTTCCACGTCGTGGAGGGGACCGTCACCGTGATTCGCGGCGACGAGGAGGCGTCCGTCGAGGCCCCGGGGGTCGTCCTCAACGAACGCGGCGTCGTCCACGGCGCGCGCAACGACACCGACGACCCGGCCGTCCTCACCGCGAGCCTCTGTCCGCTCCCCTCCTGA
- a CDS encoding sugar nucleotide-binding protein, whose amino-acid sequence MSAPVLVVGASGYLGRSVVDALRERGVSTVGTYHRNRRPGASVGYDFFEDDPTVLPLEGCETVVFAAHVERTSHDRERFDAALSRLLRACTGTRFVYASSVGVFDGETGGYVESDPPNPKSRYGRRLAAFERRVADALDGCILRFDYLFGSSRGTLDDRLAHTRERLRAGETVEYYADMFKSPVAVSDAARTVATVVSEEVDGVVHVPTPRTSVFAFHRAAMAALGLPYRRVRPTTMPDDPVLHRDTSLRSERFAEHVGFRPRSVRRAMQDARTALRV is encoded by the coding sequence GTGAGCGCCCCGGTGCTGGTCGTCGGCGCGTCGGGCTACCTCGGCCGGAGCGTGGTGGACGCGCTCCGCGAGCGCGGCGTCTCGACCGTCGGCACCTACCACCGGAACCGCCGTCCCGGCGCGAGCGTCGGTTACGACTTCTTCGAGGACGACCCGACCGTCCTGCCGCTCGAGGGGTGCGAGACGGTCGTCTTCGCCGCGCACGTCGAGCGGACGTCCCACGACCGCGAGCGCTTCGACGCGGCGCTCTCCCGCCTCCTGCGCGCCTGCACGGGCACACGGTTCGTCTACGCCTCCAGCGTCGGCGTGTTCGACGGCGAGACGGGCGGGTACGTCGAGTCCGACCCCCCGAACCCGAAGTCCCGTTACGGGCGGCGCCTCGCCGCCTTCGAGCGACGCGTCGCCGACGCCCTCGACGGCTGCATCCTCCGGTTCGACTACCTCTTCGGGTCCTCCCGGGGGACGCTCGACGACCGCCTCGCGCACACCCGCGAGCGCCTGCGCGCCGGCGAGACCGTCGAGTACTACGCGGACATGTTCAAGAGTCCCGTGGCCGTCTCCGACGCCGCCCGCACGGTCGCGACGGTCGTCTCCGAGGAGGTCGACGGCGTGGTGCACGTCCCGACCCCCCGGACGAGCGTCTTCGCCTTCCACCGCGCCGCGATGGCCGCCCTCGGCCTCCCGTACCGGCGGGTACGGCCGACGACGATGCCCGACGACCCGGTGCTCCACCGCGACACGTCGCTTCGCTCCGAGCGCTTCGCCGAGCACGTCGGGTTCCGTCCACGGTCGGTCCGGCGTGCGATGCAGGACGCGCGGACGGCTCTCCGCGTCTGA
- a CDS encoding MogA/MoaB family molybdenum cofactor biosynthesis protein, which produces MANHHSTDGDGRDGDDAHAGDGHDHDGHDGHDHHHDHGEAGTHDHHHHDLDTVAAAVVTVSSTRTSEDDPAGDAIEELLVAAGHEVVDREVVPDDFEAVREAVEAAVSGRADIVVTTGGTGITPDDVTVEACAVLFDKELPGFGELFRQLSREEVGTRVVGTRAVAGVVTHNPTDDNPVGGVPVFCLPGSENATRLGTREIIAPEAPHLAGLAKRT; this is translated from the coding sequence ATGGCGAACCACCACTCGACCGACGGCGACGGACGCGACGGAGACGACGCACACGCGGGAGACGGCCACGACCACGACGGCCACGACGGCCACGACCACCACCACGACCACGGCGAGGCGGGGACGCACGACCACCACCACCACGACCTCGACACCGTCGCCGCGGCGGTCGTGACGGTCTCCTCGACGCGTACCTCGGAGGACGACCCGGCGGGCGACGCCATCGAGGAACTGCTGGTCGCGGCCGGCCACGAGGTGGTCGACCGCGAGGTGGTCCCCGACGACTTCGAGGCGGTCCGCGAGGCCGTCGAGGCGGCCGTCAGTGGCAGAGCGGACATCGTCGTCACGACGGGCGGCACGGGCATCACGCCCGACGACGTCACCGTCGAGGCGTGCGCGGTCCTCTTCGACAAGGAACTGCCCGGGTTCGGCGAACTGTTCCGACAGCTCTCGCGCGAGGAGGTCGGGACGCGCGTCGTCGGGACGCGCGCGGTGGCGGGCGTCGTCACGCACAACCCGACCGACGACAACCCGGTCGGGGGCGTCCCGGTGTTCTGCCTGCCCGGCAGCGAGAACGCCACCCGACTGGGGACGCGCGAGATAATCGCCCCGGAGGCGCCCCACCTCGCGGGGCTCGCGAAGCGGACGTGA
- a CDS encoding zinc-binding dehydrogenase, with the protein MHAVQFTEHGDVDVLSYDAFDDPTVGDDEVLVDVKAGALNHLDVWTRRGLPGVDLEMPHIPGSDAAGVVSEVGEDVTRFSEGDHVAVTAGRYCGTCEFCRDGQESLCVNYHLIGEHVRGVHAEQAAVPEENLVTVPDHVEWHTAAAASLVFQTAWRMLVTQADVGPGESVLVLGASGGVGHAAVQIADYAGAEVYATASTEAKLDHARECGADHVVNYEEVDFASEIRDRTDGRGVDVVVDHVGPATWESSQKALAKGGRIVTCGATTGAMAETNLNRVFWNQQQILGSTMATPGEIDDVLPLVWDGTFEVHVRDVLPMSEVQRAHAMLEDREGFGKVVVVPDSEHDA; encoded by the coding sequence ATGCACGCCGTCCAGTTCACGGAACACGGTGACGTGGACGTCCTCAGCTACGACGCCTTCGACGACCCGACCGTCGGCGACGACGAGGTGCTCGTCGACGTGAAGGCGGGCGCGCTCAACCACCTCGACGTCTGGACCCGCCGCGGCCTCCCGGGCGTCGACCTCGAGATGCCCCACATCCCCGGCAGCGACGCCGCCGGCGTCGTGAGCGAGGTGGGCGAGGACGTCACCCGGTTCAGCGAGGGCGACCACGTCGCCGTCACCGCCGGGCGCTACTGCGGGACGTGCGAGTTCTGCCGCGACGGTCAGGAGTCGCTCTGCGTGAACTACCACCTCATCGGCGAGCACGTCCGCGGCGTCCACGCCGAGCAGGCCGCCGTCCCGGAGGAGAACCTCGTGACGGTGCCCGACCACGTCGAGTGGCACACCGCCGCGGCCGCCTCGCTGGTCTTCCAGACCGCGTGGCGGATGCTCGTCACGCAGGCCGACGTCGGCCCCGGCGAGTCGGTGCTCGTCCTCGGCGCGAGCGGCGGCGTCGGCCACGCGGCCGTCCAGATAGCCGATTACGCCGGCGCGGAGGTGTACGCCACCGCGAGCACCGAGGCGAAACTCGACCACGCCCGCGAGTGCGGCGCCGACCACGTCGTCAACTACGAGGAGGTCGACTTCGCGAGCGAGATTCGCGACCGCACGGACGGTCGGGGCGTCGACGTGGTCGTCGACCACGTCGGCCCGGCGACCTGGGAGTCCTCCCAGAAGGCGCTCGCGAAGGGCGGGCGCATCGTCACCTGCGGCGCGACCACCGGTGCGATGGCCGAGACGAACCTCAACCGCGTCTTCTGGAACCAGCAGCAGATACTCGGCTCGACGATGGCGACGCCCGGCGAGATAGACGACGTCCTTCCCCTCGTCTGGGACGGCACCTTCGAGGTCCACGTCCGCGACGTCCTGCCGATGAGCGAGGTACAGCGCGCCCACGCGATGCTCGAGGACCGCGAGGGCTTCGGCAAGGTCGTCGTCGTCCCCGACAGCGAGCACGATGCCTGA
- a CDS encoding amphi-Trp domain-containing protein: protein MSSLEAEREMTRAEVAAYLREFADRLDGSATGTGESSSGTEANTSGRSSVTGTEDEARTPESQRGTDGNAASTTSTTNAADSQESGTGAGSEKVTLVVGNESATVNPPEAMDFAVEVSGNDPVFGAGRQGVEFGLYWRADEVEEDDELSIQ, encoded by the coding sequence ATGTCTTCGCTCGAAGCGGAACGCGAGATGACCCGTGCGGAAGTCGCGGCGTACCTCCGGGAGTTCGCCGACAGACTCGACGGGAGTGCGACCGGGACGGGTGAGTCGTCCTCGGGTACCGAGGCGAACACGTCCGGGAGGTCCTCCGTCACCGGCACCGAGGACGAGGCGCGCACGCCCGAGAGCCAGCGCGGGACCGACGGGAACGCCGCCAGTACGACGAGTACCACGAACGCCGCCGACAGTCAGGAGTCGGGGACGGGGGCCGGCAGCGAGAAGGTGACGCTCGTCGTGGGCAACGAGAGCGCCACCGTCAACCCGCCGGAGGCGATGGACTTCGCCGTCGAGGTGTCGGGCAACGACCCCGTCTTCGGTGCCGGCCGCCAGGGCGTCGAGTTCGGCCTCTACTGGCGCGCCGACGAGGTCGAGGAGGACGACGAACTCTCCATCCAGTGA
- a CDS encoding acetolactate synthase large subunit: protein MKTSDLLVACLEAEGVEHVFGLPGEELEDILFSLADSPIEFVPVRHEQGAAFMADVHGRLTGDAGVCLSTLGPGATNLMTGVADAHLDKSPVVAITGQGSRERLHQESHQLLDVVNTFAPITKWNTRLDDPAIVHESVRKAFKLAELEKPGATHLELPEDIAAADSADEPIRPRERRVRRAAPDPGAVERAVEVLAGADRPLVLAGNGAVRTRAAEQLRAFVEGLNAPTVATYMGKGAVSDADEHSLLTLDSGTESQAERVIDRADTVLAVGYDIAEHDPENWNPDGEKRIVHLDFEPAEVYEHYVPEVEVVCDIAAGLEALCAADLDPTGDDWYADLRQALATDVTRAPTEDEPLSVRRALPIVRDVLADEDVLISDVGSHKMAIARHYPTYEPNTCIVSNGLASMGIAVPGAVAADLVTDGNVVAATGDGGFLMNAAELETAGRLGCSFTVLLFNDDDYGLIREKQSAHRGGAVGTALGNPDFPAFAESFGVSGHRVDSWDDFRETFAAAVASDDLSLVEVPLARVDDR from the coding sequence ATGAAGACATCAGACCTCCTGGTCGCCTGCCTCGAAGCCGAGGGCGTCGAACACGTCTTCGGGCTCCCCGGCGAGGAACTGGAGGACATCCTGTTCTCGCTCGCCGACTCGCCCATCGAGTTCGTCCCCGTCCGTCACGAGCAGGGCGCGGCGTTCATGGCCGACGTCCACGGGCGGTTGACCGGCGACGCGGGGGTCTGCCTCTCGACCCTCGGCCCCGGCGCGACGAACCTCATGACGGGCGTCGCGGACGCCCACCTCGACAAGTCGCCCGTCGTCGCCATCACCGGGCAGGGGAGCAGAGAGCGCCTCCACCAGGAGAGCCACCAGTTGCTCGACGTCGTGAACACGTTCGCCCCCATCACGAAGTGGAACACGCGCCTCGACGACCCCGCCATCGTCCACGAGTCGGTCCGGAAGGCGTTCAAACTCGCCGAACTGGAGAAACCCGGCGCGACGCACCTCGAACTCCCCGAGGACATCGCGGCCGCCGACAGTGCCGACGAACCCATCCGCCCCCGCGAGCGACGGGTCCGCCGGGCCGCGCCCGACCCCGGCGCCGTCGAGCGGGCCGTCGAGGTCCTCGCGGGGGCCGACCGACCGCTCGTGCTCGCGGGCAACGGCGCCGTCCGGACGCGCGCCGCCGAACAGCTCAGGGCGTTCGTCGAGGGGCTGAACGCCCCGACGGTCGCCACCTACATGGGCAAGGGGGCGGTGTCGGACGCCGACGAGCACTCCCTGCTGACGCTCGACTCGGGGACGGAATCGCAGGCCGAGCGCGTCATCGACCGGGCGGACACCGTCCTCGCCGTCGGCTACGACATCGCCGAGCACGACCCGGAGAACTGGAACCCCGACGGCGAGAAACGGATCGTCCACCTCGACTTCGAACCCGCCGAGGTGTACGAACACTACGTCCCGGAGGTGGAGGTGGTCTGCGACATCGCCGCCGGTCTGGAGGCGCTCTGCGCGGCCGACCTCGACCCGACCGGCGACGACTGGTACGCCGACCTCAGACAGGCGCTCGCGACGGACGTGACGCGCGCGCCCACCGAGGACGAACCCTTGAGCGTCCGGCGGGCGCTCCCCATCGTCCGCGACGTGCTGGCCGACGAGGACGTCCTCATTTCCGACGTGGGGAGCCACAAGATGGCCATCGCGCGTCACTACCCGACCTACGAGCCGAACACCTGCATCGTCTCGAACGGGCTGGCGAGCATGGGCATCGCCGTCCCCGGCGCGGTGGCGGCCGACCTCGTCACGGACGGGAACGTCGTCGCCGCCACCGGCGACGGGGGGTTCCTCATGAACGCCGCGGAACTGGAGACGGCCGGTCGCCTCGGCTGTTCGTTCACGGTCCTGCTGTTCAACGACGACGACTACGGCCTCATCCGGGAGAAGCAGTCGGCCCACCGCGGCGGCGCGGTCGGGACCGCCCTCGGCAACCCCGACTTCCCGGCGTTCGCCGAGAGCTTCGGCGTCTCCGGCCACCGCGTCGACTCCTGGGACGACTTCCGGGAGACGTTCGCGGCGGCGGTGGCGAGCGACGACCTCTCGCTGGTCGAGGTACCCCTCGCGCGCGTCGACGACCGCTAA